The window tgggatgagcccatgggccgtcggcggacgaGGTGTCATGGGTGGCTTTACCGCCATGCCCAATGACCCCTTGGTCGCACCCCATGGCCCCAGTGTCATGGACGACCCCGTGGTCTCGGTCGCACCAAGCGACAAGAATGCCTATTCCAATGTCGCCCCATCGTTTGCTCAGGACCGAGCCAACCAGCCGGCATTGCCCAAAGCGCCCACCAGCAAGCAGCGCCCTCAACGCTCGCCGGCAGTCGGCGCCCAGGTGCCCATGCCAGGCAGCCCGCGCACAATGCCCGACCCTCTGCGCCCCAGTGAGCCCGATGCCAGCGCCTGCCCGCGCACGACAGTGCCAGCGCCCCAGCGCCTGCGCACGACAGCCTGCGCCCAAGCGCGCCCGACCGTGCCCGCACCCTGGTGCGCACGGCAGTGCCATGATCCGAAGATGCTGTAATGGACCTACTCTAGTTTAGGTCACTTTTGATGtaaatatagagtagtttacttcCTGTTCTTGTATTATGATTTTCTAGCTTTCTTATGTCTACTCCTGTAACTTgggttattttttttaaagcattattaggggggataTAGTCAGTGAAATCAAAAAGCATTCAAATCTTCTGCAAAGGTGTTCTCTCCCCCTCGAACACCCCAACTCTCTTGTAATCAATTCTCTGTTAATACAAGCAAGCAATTTTCGTTTTCAATTCTCTCATTGCAATTGTTGACGACACGGTTTTCCTACACGGCACTGACAGTCTAGTCTAGCGTGTAGAGTGGACCTCAGGTTGGCGGATAGTGATCACACGGAAGTCGGATtacttagccttacgtcgcccttctAAATATCTAAAGAAGGCACCGcgtaacagttggtatcagagcacagtttTGGACTGGCTAGAAAACGAAGGAAAAAGTTTCGACGGGTTTTGTCACCAGCCGTGGTGAGGACTCAAGGGGAACGTATTACGGACCTCGAAGCAGCTGTCGAGGGACTGAGACAGCTAAATGATACTGTGCCCGCTCTGAGGGCCAGTATGGGTGAAAGGATGGATGACCTGGACCGAAAGACAACGATGGCTAGCAACGACATCGTGCACATGAGTCGTGATTTTGAGGGAACACGACTGATTGTGGAGGAGTTGCGACAAGGAAGGACTGAGGATGCAGCTACCATAGCTGAAATGCAACAAACTATTGATCAGTTGACGGGCCAGCTTAATATCTTCCAAGTAGCCCTAAATGGAGTACTCCGAGGAGGAGGGAATAAGGGTGGGGGCGCTGGGAATCATGCACCTGCGCCCCATAAAATCAAGATACCGGAGCCAAAGGCCTACCACGGTGCTCGAAATGCCAAGGAAGTTGAAAATTTCATTTTTGACGTTGAACAATACTTTGAGGCCGTGGGGGAGTTAGAGGAACCAAAGAAGGTAGCAACTGCTACCATGTATTTGCAAGGTGATGCTAAGCTTTGGTGGCGGGTAAAGTTTGAAGCCATCAGGGCCGGGGAAGAAAATCTAACGACATGGGAGGAACTAAAGGCGACTATCCGCTTGCAATTCTTTCCAGAAAATGTCGAGTACAATGCGCGCAGGAAGCTCAGGGATCTGCGCCAGACCAAGTCAGTTAGGGATTATGTGCGTGAGTATTCCGCACTCATGCTGAGTATTCGGGACATGAGTGAGAAAGACAAGCTTTTCACGTTCATGGAAGGACTGAAGCCTTATGCCCGTGCAGAGCTGCAAAGGCAACGGGTGGACACAGTGACAAGGGCCATGCAAGCTGCTGAGTGCCTTGTCGACTATCAGGTGGAGCCTCGAAAGGACAAGCTACAACAACCTCCTAGGGGAGGGAATACAAGAGGGGGCCAATACAacaactataacaacaacaacagggGTGGCCCTAGTAGAAGTGGGGGAGACCAAGGGTCTAACCAATCTAGGGCCTCCTCGTCTGGCAGTGTGAGTGTTACGTCTCCAAACAAAAATCGTGGGAAAACGCCCTATGTTCCAAAGGGCGGATGTTTTGAGTGCGGTGGACCGCACATGAGGGTTGATTGTCCTCAGGTTAGAAAGTTGAATGCTGCCCAGCAGAGCCAGGCAGAGGAGGAAATCGAAGAAATAGAGGAAATGGAGGAACCCATGGGTGCCTTCACTCAATTTCTCAATGCCATATGTCAAGAAGAGGGCGAGTCTAGTGCCAGTCTTCGCAAGAAGAAAGATCCTACTCCTGCTGCCACAAAGAAGGCCCCAAAAGAGAAACTCCAACGCTATGTTAGTAAAAGCAAAACTTTGATGTTCGTTGATATGCGAGTGAATGGTAAGCCCGTTAGGGCCATGGTGGACACAGGTGCTACCCACAACTATCTAGCTTCCACTGAGGTGGAGTATTTTGGGCTTGTGGTGGAGAAAGGTCGGGGTCGCGTCAAAGCAATCAACTCCCCCGCCATACCAGTTGGGGGAACGTCAAAGGGAGTTCCGTTCAAGTTGAGTTCTCTAGAGGGAAAGATGAATATGTCCATTGTCATCATGGACGACTTCAAGCTGATACTGGGATTGGAATTCATGCGGGAAAATTATGTCATCCCGTTTCCATTTGCGGATGCACTGTTGGTGTTGGGAATAAATGGGGCCAAGACTTGCCTCATCCCTGCACTACCAGGAAAGATGAAGGACGGGAACATCTCAGCATTTCAACTGAACAAAGGAGTCAAGAGACAAGAGCACACGTTCTTGGCTACCTTGTGTATTGAGGATATGGAGCGTTCTTTTGGCCCTATGCCTATGGTCGTGAAGAAGCTCCTGAAGGAGTTCGAAGACGTAATGCCACAGGAGCTGCCAAAGCGCTTGCCGCCAAGGAGGAATGTGGATCATGAGATCGAGCTGGTGCCGGGTGCGAAGCCACCTGCTCGTGCACCTTACAGAATGTCACAACCCGAGCTCACCGAGATTCGGAGGCAATTGACGGAAATGTTAGACGCAGGGATTATAGTGCCATCAAAATCTCCGTATGGTTCACCAGTGTTGTTCCAAAAGAAGCATGATGGTACCTTAAGGCTCTGTGTTGATTATCGAGCCCTAAACAAGATCACGGTGAAGAACAAGTACCCTATCCCGCTGATGGCGGACCTATTTGACAGGTTGGGTGGTGCCACGGTATTTACAAAAATTGATCTTAAGACAGGGTATTGGCAAGTGAGGATTGCCGAGGGTGATGAACAGAAAACGACCTGCATGACACGATATGGGTCGTTTGACTTCTTGGTCATGCCATTTGGCTTGACAAATGCTCCTGCCACATTTTGAACCTTGATGAACCCGGTATTCCGCAAATATATCGACGAATTTGTGGTGGTCTACCTGGATGACATTGTAATCTATAGCAAAATATTGGCGGAACATCTTGGGCACCTGCGGAAGGTGTTGACTCGGCTAAGGGAGCACGAATTATATGTGAAGCTGTCCAAGTGCTCCTTTTCCCAGAAACAGATTGACTTCCTTGGTCACGTCATTGAAGAGGGGCGGATCAAGATGGACCAGCAGAAAATTCAGGCGATTGCGGACTGGCCGCCGCCCAAGGATATTCATGGCTTGAGGTCATTCCTTGGTTTCTGCAATTTCTATCGCCGGTTCGTGAAAGGTTATTAGCTCATTGCTGTGCCGTTGACAGAACTTTTGAAGAAGGTCACGCCGTGGGATTGGTCTCCCAGGTGTCAGGAGGCCTTTGATTTGCTGAAGAGGGCTATGTCTAGCAGCCCAGTCCTGGCCCTTCCTGATATGGCCAGGCCTTTTGAAGTACAGACTGATGCCTCAGACTTCGCCTTGGGTGGGGTGCTGTTGCAAGATGGGCACCCGGTTGCTTATGAGAGCCGGAAACTAAAGGATGCAGAGCGTCGCTATGCTGCCCATGAGAAAGAGCTATTGGCTGTCGTCCATTGTCTACGcctttggaggcactacttgttgGGGACCCCGTTCATTGTGAAGACGGACAACACGGCTGTCAGTCATTTCATGACCCAGCCAAGGCTGAACGGGCGACAGGCCAGATGGAAGGAACTTCTCGCAGAGTTCAACTTTAACTTGGAATACAAAAGCGGGAAGACTAACCAGGTTGCTGATGCGCTGAGTCGAAGGGCTGACTTAGCGTCGGTGTGTTTACTCGCCGCCCTTAGGGGAAGCGAAGTTTCCACACCCATAAAAGATCTGATAAGGGAGTGGCTCCCCAAGGACCCTGCTGCTCAACATTTGATTAGCCTCACAGAGCAGGGAAAAACTCGCCAGTTTTATATGGAAAATGGGTTTCTCAGAGTCAAAGGGAACCGTCTTTATGTACCTAAGGGAGGTGACTTGCGGAGGACCCTTCTGAAGGAATGCCGCGATACTCTTTGGGCAGGCCATCCGGGAGAGGAAAGGACCATGGCGCTGCTGCGTCGTGCATATTATTGGCCTCAGATGGCGGATGACGTCGCTCAGTATGTGAGGACTTGCTTAGTGTGTCAGAAAGACAAGTCCGATCGCTTGACCCAGGCGGGTCTGCTGCAGCCTCTAGCGGTCCCAACAAGGCCTTGGGAAAGTGTCTCGCTAGATTTCATCACTGGCTTGCCCAAGGTCGGAGATCTGACCACCATTCTGGTTGTGGTGGATCGGTTTTCCAAATATGCTACTTTCATTACGGCCCCTAAATATGTTTCAGCAGAAGAGACGGCTCGACTCTTCTTTGCCCACATTGTTAAATATTGGGGTCTGCCCAGGGATATTGTTAGTGATCGCGATTCTCGCTTCACTAGCAACTTTTGGACCCAGCTCTTCAAGTGCATGGGTTCCAAGTTGAGCCACAGTTCGAGTTTTCATCCTCAATCTGACGGCCAGACGGAACGGTTCAATGGCATGCTGGAGGACTATCTTCGGCACTTTGTGACTGGTTCTCAGACGAATTGGGTGAAGCTCTTGGACGCTGCTCAGTTGTGTTTCAACGCCCAAAAGAGCTCGAGTACCAACAAGAGCGCTTTTGAAATTGTTACTGGGTAGCAACCACTCCTCCCACATACCGTTGATGCCCCAAATGTGTCTAAATCTCCTAGAGCTGCTAGCTTCTCTAAGGAATGGAAGCAGAACCTAGAGATAGTGCGGAGCTACCTTGAGAAGGCCCAGAAGCGGATGAAGAAACATGCTGATCAAAATCGCCGTTTCGTGGAGTATCAAGTTGGTGACAAAGTGATGGTGAAAATCCCAAAGCGGTACCTATTTGCGGGGACTAACGACCCTCGCCTGTTGCAAAAATATATTGGACCTTTGTCCATTGTGAAACGCATTGGGGAAGTGGCTTACCGTATTGATGTCCCAGCTTGGTGGAAGAtccatccatttttccatattaGCCTATTGAAACCTTTTCAGGAAGACAAGGAGGATCCCTCACGGAGCCAGCTCACAATACCCGGTATTCGAGCAAACAACTCATCTGGCAAAAGAACAGTAGAAGCCATACTTGATGATCGGGTGATTCATGCATCACGGAAAGACCACCAAGAGTTCTTGGTAAAATGGAGAGGATGCGATGCTGAGGAGAACACATGGGAAAGGGTGAAAGACTTGAAGGCCTTCCAGGATTTGATTGATGATTATCTTGCAAAGAAGGCTCCGAGGACTTCGCCAAATCAGGTGGGGGAGAATGTCATGGGTGGCTTTACCGCCATGCCCAATGACCCCTTGGTCGCACCCCATGGCCCCAGTGTCATGGACGACCCCGTGGTCTCGGTCGCACCAAGCGACAAGAATGCCTATTCCAATGTCGCCCCATCGTTTGCTCAGGACCGAGCCCACCAGCCGGCATTGCCCAAAGCGCCCACCAGCAAGCAGCGCCCTCAACGCTCGCCTGCAGTCAGCGCCCAGGTGCCCATGCCAGGCAGCCCGCGCGCAGTGCCCGACCCTCTGCGCCCCAGCGCGCCCGATGCCAGCGCCTGCGCGCGCACGACAGTGCCAGCGCCCCAGCGCCTGCGCCCAAGCGCGCCCGACCGTGCCCGCACCCTGGTGCGCACGGCAGTGCCATGATCCGAAGATGCTGtaatggacctgctctagtttaGGTCACTTTTGATGtaaatatagagtagtttacttcCTGTTCTTGTATTATGATTTTCTAGCTTTCTTATGTCTACTCCTGTAACTTgggttattttttttaaagcattattaggggggataTAGTCGGTGAAATCAAAAAGCATTCAAATCTTCTGCAAAGGTGTTCTCTCCCCCTCGAACACCCCAACTCTCTTGTAATCAATTCTCTGTTAATACAAGCAAGCAATTTTCGTTTTCAATTCTCTCATTGCAATTGTTGACGACACGGTTTTCCTACACGGCACTGACAGTCTAGTCTAGCGTGTAGAGGGGACCTCAGGTTGGCGGCTATTGATCACATGGAAGTCGGATtacttagccttacgtcgcccttctAAACATCTAAAGAAGGCGCCGCGTAACAgaggccacgcgcgagcctgagtgtcagtcccgtgcgtttccgagctatggatggaataTTGGGATTTAGGGTTAGgggacccttcctaggatgttatggaatgtgcttaccaagtttggcgtcatttgaagatcgttcacctaagggcttgacttagccaaggagcagtgtcagtgattaagctcccgaaggctatatctcgttccacgagtatggggatgagacgaaacatcatggaggagtgaaggaagtcaagagaaagagttaggaacagacggcgcctcatttggagttcggaagagtgagaaaggcccattgtgattctctggcaaaatgatgtacagtgctagaacttgggtttttctttttaaagcatatataaggggggtagaggtgtcacagctcagccagcctcccccgtgctTGCTGTCGGCCAGCGGTACCAAGTGAGCAACCTTGAGGGAGGACCTCAAAGGCTTGCCTAGGCAcctcataggagtgtcctaggtatccatacgagttaggggactctatggacgacgtcgtgcctgcgggcctcgttgggcgcacaacatgtgccggaggcttgacgtaggaactgattatgccccgcgggctatatttatggatgttaaagacctCCGTGCCAATTGAatactcgaggcaccactcaagagcctcgtgtattgacttgtgagcttggcttgggttcagccttgcaagcaagggtccgttggcctagacgtgcagtcgcggggtgacgctgcaccacgagggatatattcgccaatgccatgggacaaccataggcacatgaaagaggaccgcacctgacaaaggccaaggattggaagttgccctactcgggcacgacacaaggcaagtgtcaagcttgagggtaggactgtgcgcgcaggagcgacgctcagtgccaggcgagggacgtgcatgtccgtagccaacccaaggggtgcgcatagacgagacccagcatatgaaatgtgccacaagggtatgatagcaagacaaggcttgtcacgacccaaccctgtaggtcgtgactagtgcccgatctgggcacccaagcacacctatcaaatgctatctcaaatttttattaaacgcattcaagtttgtaacagaagccgacaaggctatatttcaatttttgataatttccagaaaaatttcggcagagtttcctttgttttacggactatccaatataaccctgcacacagaaaataccaacaggggccacccagggccaacaaggcaacatttaaacatatgcggaccggccgccgcggcgaatgggatcgcccacacacaacatatacacatattcatacagaaagaccccaacccacaaacatgtccacagacctctaaacagaccgacagaatcatatgaccggacagggccccgccgtaccccagataaacatatgtacagaatatacaacagcaaaagatatataccaaaattataagctccggatcaaggggagcaattcccaagtagcggaacaggtatCCTAAGCTAGCGGCGTATCaaaaggtgcgtctgtacctgcgggcatgtagcgcagcccccgaagaacagggggtcagtacgaaaaatgtaccgagtatgtaaagcggaaatgtaacaaatataatcataatccaaacCAGAGATACAAAATATAGTGGATAGAGTCGAGCCCGAATTCGAGTCAGAAATACGGAgtataaatatatacagagtaccgggtataacagacagagccgtaatctgaatcagaggtacagagtatggctgacaaggtcgTAATCTGAGTCAGAAGTACAAAGCGTGACTGACTAAGTCATAATCCGAAGCAGACGTACAATAGTAAAGCAGACAGAATCTGAATCAGTAACCGAATCAGACTttcagaagtgcaacagacagagtcatagtccagatcagatatacagatgtgtaccagagagaatcatgcatgcagagtcataataatatacagatacagatagcatatatatcagatcccggccctcttagtacgagacgcggtggacagacagatcagatcctCAGCCCAATAGATTGGTTTTATActcggcccaagtggccatgcagtgaagaagaaaagaaacaaagaccccggttagtttatattttactgaTCCTATCACATACATAGTTGTACACGCATACATGTATATAATCACATCTATTCACAAGTCATGTAGTATGCATATGCACCTCCATGCCCTTAGACTTTATTGGAGAAGACTTGGGTAGTGGGGAGGGAAAGTCATCGCCATCCATATTCCTGATGccacacaagttccaagaggtt is drawn from Lycium barbarum isolate Lr01 chromosome 8, ASM1917538v2, whole genome shotgun sequence and contains these coding sequences:
- the LOC132607773 gene encoding uncharacterized protein LOC132607773 — encoded protein: MGERMDDLDRKTTMASNDIVHMSRDFEGTRLIVEELRQGRTEDAATIAEMQQTIDQLTGQLNIFQVALNGVLRGGGNKGGGAGNHAPAPHKIKIPEPKAYHGARNAKEVENFIFDVEQYFEAVGELEEPKKVATATMYLQGDAKLWWRVKFEAIRAGEENLTTWEELKATIRLQFFPENVEYNARRKLRDLRQTKSVRDYVREYSALMLSIRDMSEKDKLFTFMEGLKPYARAELQRQRVDTVTRAMQAAECLVDYQVEPRKDKLQQPPRGGNTRGGQYNNYNNNNRGGPSRSGGDQGSNQSRASSSGSVSVTSPNKNRGKTPYVPKGGCFECGGPHMRVDCPQVRKLNAAQQSQAEEEIEEIEEMEEPMGAFTQFLNAICQEEGESSASLRKKKDPTPAATKKAPKEKLQRYVSKSKTLMFVDMRVNGKPVRAMVDTGATHNYLASTEVEYFGLVVEKGRGRVKAINSPAIPVGGTSKGVPFKLSSLEGKMNMSIVIMDDFKLILGLEFMRENYVIPFPFADALLVLGINGAKTCLIPALPGKMKDGNISAFQLNKGVKRQEHTFLATLCIEDMERSFGPMPMVVKKLLKEFEDVMPQELPKRLPPRRNVDHEIELVPGAKPPARAPYRMSQPELTEIRRQLTEMLDAGIIVPSKSPYGSPVLFQKKHDGTLRLCVDYRALNKITVKNKYPIPLMADLFDRLGGATVFTKIDLKTGYWQVRIAEGDEQKTTCMTRYGSFDFLVMPFGLTNAPATF